The Malus domestica chromosome 13, GDT2T_hap1 genome includes a window with the following:
- the LOC103453202 gene encoding folate-biopterin transporter 1, chloroplastic isoform X1 yields MSVAVPMPSSPRRLDLDHESFLDSRISAGERDVLITDREKEECMPSPSKTKHRTSSVKIFGVELCPDNVAVAMVYFVQGVLGLARLAVSFYLKDDLHLDPAETAVITGFSSLPWLIKPIYGFISDSVPLFGYRRRSYLILSGLLGAVSWSLMATVVDNKFSVAFCIILGSLSVAFSDVVVDSMVVERARGESQSMSGSLQSLCWGSSAFGGIVSSYFSGSLVDAYGVRFVFGLTALLPLMTSAVSILVNEQPVIGASKGPNFPLAGHNLLDSWKQNVLQLWDAVRQPNVFFPTLFIFLWQATPHSESAMFYFTTNKLGFTPEFLGRVKLVTSVASLLGVGLYNGFLKTVPLRKTFVVTTVFGSAIGLTQVLLVTGLNRKFGISDEWFSIGDSLVITVLSQASFMPVLVLAARLCPEGVEATLFATLMSISNAGSVLGGLMGAGLTQLLGVTKDQYDNLSLLIIICNLSSLLPLPLLGLLPLDHPDANPEESESDIEMKSS; encoded by the exons ATGTCGGTCGCCGTCCCGATGCCATCGTCCCCTCGCCGGCTCGACTTGGACCACGAGTCGTTCCTCGATTCCAGGATTA GTGCAGGAGAAAGGGATGTGTTGATAACTGATAGGGAAAAGGAGGAATGCATGCCTTCTCCAAGCAAGACCAAACATAGAACGAGCAGTGTGAAAATTTTCGGGGTCGAATTGTGCCCTGACAATGTTGCTGTTGCCATGGTGTATTTTGTTCAAGGTGTTCTAGGCCTTGCAAGGCTTGCTGTCAGTTTTTATTTGAAAGATGATTTGCATCTCGACCCGGCTGAG ACAGCTGTGATTACCGGCTTTTCTTCGTTGCCATGGCTGATTAAACCTATATACGGTTTTATTAG TGATTCTGTGCCACTATTTGGTTACCGAAGAAGGTCATACTTGATTTTGTCTGGGCTTCTTGGTGCAGTGTCATGGAGTTTGATGGCCACTGTTGTTGATAACAAATTCAGTGTTGCTTTCTGCATAATTCTTGGATCTCTATCTGTTGCCTTTTCAGATGTG GTTGTAGATTCCATGGTTGTGGAGAGGGCTCGTGGTGAATCACAAAGCATGTCAGGTTCTCTTCAGTCTTTGTGTTGGGGATCTTCTGCTTTTGGTGGAATCGTGAGTTCCTATTTTAGCGGCTCCTTGGTGGATGCTTACGGTGTAAG GTTTGTTTTTGGTCTCACGGCTTTGCTACCACTGATGACATCTGCAGTTTCTATTCTTGTGAATGAGCAGCCTGTGATTGGTGCCTCGAAGGGGCCAAATTTTCCTCTGGCTGGTCATAACTTGCTTGATAGCTGGAAACAGAATGTTCTTCAGTTATGGGATGCTGTTAGGCAACCCAATGTATTTTTTCCCACGTTATTTATTTTCCTGTGGCAGGCAACCCCTCACTCAGAGTCTGCAATGTTTTACTTCAC CACAAATAAACTTGGTTTTACCCCAGAGTTCTTAGGACGTGTCAAGCTTGTTACCTCTGTAGCATCATTGCTTGGGGTTGGACTGTATAATGGATTTTTGAAAACTGTTCCATTGCGGAAGACATTTGTAGTAACAACTGTTTTTGGTTCAGCTATTGGGTTGACTCAG GTTCTCCTTGTTACTGGATTAAACCGAAAATTCGGGATAAGCGATGAGTGGTTTTCAATTGGAGATTCTTTGGTCATAACAGTTCTCAGTCAG GCTTCTTTCATGCCTGTTCTTGTGCTGGCTGCTAGATTATGCCCGGAGGGAGTGGAAGCCACACTTTTCGCAACCCTCATGTCCATTTCAAATGCTGGGAGTGTTCTTGGGGGGCTGATGGGCGCTGGTCTGACCCAACTCTTAGGTGTAACCAAGGACCAATATGATAACTTGTCCCTTTTGATCATCATCTGCAATCTCAGCTCCTTGTTGCCCTTACCACTCCTTGGCCTCCTTCCGCTGGATCATCCTGATGCAAACCCGGAGGAGAGTGAATCAGATATTGAGATGAAATCTAGCTGA
- the LOC103453202 gene encoding folate-biopterin transporter 1, chloroplastic isoform X2, which yields MSVAVPMPSSPRRLDLDHESFLDSRIRERDVLITDREKEECMPSPSKTKHRTSSVKIFGVELCPDNVAVAMVYFVQGVLGLARLAVSFYLKDDLHLDPAETAVITGFSSLPWLIKPIYGFISDSVPLFGYRRRSYLILSGLLGAVSWSLMATVVDNKFSVAFCIILGSLSVAFSDVVVDSMVVERARGESQSMSGSLQSLCWGSSAFGGIVSSYFSGSLVDAYGVRFVFGLTALLPLMTSAVSILVNEQPVIGASKGPNFPLAGHNLLDSWKQNVLQLWDAVRQPNVFFPTLFIFLWQATPHSESAMFYFTTNKLGFTPEFLGRVKLVTSVASLLGVGLYNGFLKTVPLRKTFVVTTVFGSAIGLTQVLLVTGLNRKFGISDEWFSIGDSLVITVLSQASFMPVLVLAARLCPEGVEATLFATLMSISNAGSVLGGLMGAGLTQLLGVTKDQYDNLSLLIIICNLSSLLPLPLLGLLPLDHPDANPEESESDIEMKSS from the exons ATGTCGGTCGCCGTCCCGATGCCATCGTCCCCTCGCCGGCTCGACTTGGACCACGAGTCGTTCCTCGATTCCAGGATTA GAGAAAGGGATGTGTTGATAACTGATAGGGAAAAGGAGGAATGCATGCCTTCTCCAAGCAAGACCAAACATAGAACGAGCAGTGTGAAAATTTTCGGGGTCGAATTGTGCCCTGACAATGTTGCTGTTGCCATGGTGTATTTTGTTCAAGGTGTTCTAGGCCTTGCAAGGCTTGCTGTCAGTTTTTATTTGAAAGATGATTTGCATCTCGACCCGGCTGAG ACAGCTGTGATTACCGGCTTTTCTTCGTTGCCATGGCTGATTAAACCTATATACGGTTTTATTAG TGATTCTGTGCCACTATTTGGTTACCGAAGAAGGTCATACTTGATTTTGTCTGGGCTTCTTGGTGCAGTGTCATGGAGTTTGATGGCCACTGTTGTTGATAACAAATTCAGTGTTGCTTTCTGCATAATTCTTGGATCTCTATCTGTTGCCTTTTCAGATGTG GTTGTAGATTCCATGGTTGTGGAGAGGGCTCGTGGTGAATCACAAAGCATGTCAGGTTCTCTTCAGTCTTTGTGTTGGGGATCTTCTGCTTTTGGTGGAATCGTGAGTTCCTATTTTAGCGGCTCCTTGGTGGATGCTTACGGTGTAAG GTTTGTTTTTGGTCTCACGGCTTTGCTACCACTGATGACATCTGCAGTTTCTATTCTTGTGAATGAGCAGCCTGTGATTGGTGCCTCGAAGGGGCCAAATTTTCCTCTGGCTGGTCATAACTTGCTTGATAGCTGGAAACAGAATGTTCTTCAGTTATGGGATGCTGTTAGGCAACCCAATGTATTTTTTCCCACGTTATTTATTTTCCTGTGGCAGGCAACCCCTCACTCAGAGTCTGCAATGTTTTACTTCAC CACAAATAAACTTGGTTTTACCCCAGAGTTCTTAGGACGTGTCAAGCTTGTTACCTCTGTAGCATCATTGCTTGGGGTTGGACTGTATAATGGATTTTTGAAAACTGTTCCATTGCGGAAGACATTTGTAGTAACAACTGTTTTTGGTTCAGCTATTGGGTTGACTCAG GTTCTCCTTGTTACTGGATTAAACCGAAAATTCGGGATAAGCGATGAGTGGTTTTCAATTGGAGATTCTTTGGTCATAACAGTTCTCAGTCAG GCTTCTTTCATGCCTGTTCTTGTGCTGGCTGCTAGATTATGCCCGGAGGGAGTGGAAGCCACACTTTTCGCAACCCTCATGTCCATTTCAAATGCTGGGAGTGTTCTTGGGGGGCTGATGGGCGCTGGTCTGACCCAACTCTTAGGTGTAACCAAGGACCAATATGATAACTTGTCCCTTTTGATCATCATCTGCAATCTCAGCTCCTTGTTGCCCTTACCACTCCTTGGCCTCCTTCCGCTGGATCATCCTGATGCAAACCCGGAGGAGAGTGAATCAGATATTGAGATGAAATCTAGCTGA